A genome region from Lytechinus pictus isolate F3 Inbred chromosome 14, Lp3.0, whole genome shotgun sequence includes the following:
- the LOC129276273 gene encoding uncharacterized protein LOC129276273: protein MEDPEARRLAGERVMSIASSLGSMSQVETSVREAIQDSNKMLCSATPLTPNGKRRQMIKMLTLTLMPIIVLTALAISDLIATLKKSVDASEIRRNVRFSRQVGTLVHSLQMERDMTALYISSLMQQKTAATGPERKIFLINTYPLTDEVLESLDDWPVKGTMAYQQFQNKEALMSYLFEYRLTLDIHNTTIYEVIHFYTDAIQLFIDWLYESVGKSGGQGLWETLVAYQLLIVGMEQTGIERTLGAVFYTQGGFNRLTDYRWYMEKMQVGQSNIWASQKYSQLVRMILEDSIENSDHDFHFQNTITEMRAIISYNNATREPSWQEGQWWFDNMTIYIDILRDIQKNMAEVILNELNSAVTTDNADLAVSISIMVLVVFLCVIIIKAVESLTSNMQNYVLTLADQTKALHKERKRTDTLLYQMLPISVAENLKRNQVVHAENFAAATILFSDIVGFTRICSESSPLQVVDMLNNVYTNFDSRIDTYNVYKVETIGDAYMVVSGVPQRNGNKHASEIALMALDLLNCIKGLVIPHRPGTKMTLRIGIHTGPVVAGIVGSKMPRYCLFGETVNIASKMESNGLPNRIQISDDCHRILKITGGYTMVRRGEVLLTDKGTMTTYWLTGRVAIAGAIGSSSSSEENVQDDPPDGDANSDCDLTLNVPEDPPPPIGIIDY, encoded by the exons ATGGAGGATCCAGAAGCCAGGAGGTTGGCGGGAGAGAGGGTGATGAGTATCGCATCAAGTCTTGGATCCATGAGTCAG GTGGAAACCTCGGTGCGCGAGGCTATACAAGACTCCAACAAGATGCTATGCTCAGCCACCCCCTTGACACCAAACGGCAAGAGACGTCAGATGATTAAGATGTTGACCCTGACCCTGATGCCTATCATTGTCCTGACAGCCTTGGCCATCTCCGATCTTATCGCTACTTTGAAGAAGAGCGTGGACGCCAGTGAGATCCGAAGGAACGTTCGCTTCAGTCGACAG GTTGGCACCCTCGTTCACAGTCTGCAAATGGAGAGGGATATGACCGCTCTCTACATCAGCTCTTTGATGCAACAGAAGACAGCAGCGACCGGACCAGAACGAAAGATCTTCCTTATCAATACCTACCCGCTAACTGACGAA GTCTTGGAGAGTTTGGACGATTGGCCAGTCAAAGGAACCATGGCCTACCAACAGTTCCAGAACAAAGAAGCCCTGATGTCCTACCTCTTCGAATACCGCCTGACCCTCGACATCCACAACACCACAATCTACGAAGTCATCCACTTCTACACCGACGCAATCCAGCTCTTCATTGATTGGCTCTACGAGAGCGTCGGGAAGTCCGGCGGTCAGGGTCTGTGGGAGACACTGGTGGCCTATCAACTCTTGATCGTGGGGATGGAACAGACTGGTATTGAGCGAACGTTGGGGGCGGTGTTCTACACGCAGGGTGGTTTCAATCGGTTGACGGATTATCGCTGGTACATGGAGAAGATGCAG GTCGGTCAGTCGAATATTTGGGCATCGCAGAAGTACTCTCAGCTCGTCCGAATGATACTCGAAGACTCGATCGAGAACTCCGACCACGACTTCCACTTCCAGAACACGATAACGGAGATGCGAGCAATTATATCCTACAACAACGCGACCAGAGAACCATCATGGCAAGAGGGACAATGGTGGTTCGACAACATGACCATCTACATTGATATCCTCAGGGATATCCAGAAGAACATGGCAGAG GTAATACTAAATGAACTAAACTCGGCGGTGACCACCGACAACGCTGATCTCGCCGTCAGCATCAGTATCATGGTCCTGGTCGTTTTCCTctgcgtcatcatcatcaaggcGGTTGAATCACTCACCTCCAACATGCAGAACTACGTTCTTACGCTGGCTGACCAAACCAAAGCGCTTCACAAAGAGCGGAAGCGGACGGATACGTTGCTTTATCAGATGTTGCCTATTTCGGTTGCCGAGAATCTGAAGCGCAACCAGGTCGTCCACGCCGAAAACTTCGCAGCGGCCACGATTCTGTTTTCGGATATAGTCGGGTTCACTCGGATTTGCTCGGAAAGTTCTCCACTGCAG gTGGTGGATATGTTGAACAACGTTTACACAAACTTCGATAGCAGGATAGATACCTACAATGTGTACAAAGTCGAGACGATCGGAGATGCATATATGGTGGTATCAG GTGTTCCACAGCGTAACGGGAACAAACACGCGAGTGAGATAGCTTTGATGGCCCTGGACCTCCTGAACTGTATCAAAGGTCTTGTGATCCCACATCGTCCTGGTACCAAGATGACTCTAAGGATTGGAATACATACTG GGCCAGTGGTAGCCGGTATCGTCGGATCCAAAATGCCAAGGTACTGTCTTTTTGGTGAGACCGTCAATATCGCATCAAAGATGGAGTCGAATGGATTAC CAAATCGGATTCAGATTAGTGATGATTGTCATCGTATTCTGAAGATCACGGGCGGATACACTATGGTTCGCCGAGGCGAGGTTCTTCTGACG GATAAAGGAACGATGACGACCTATTGGTTGACAGGTCGAGTCGCGATCGCGGGGGCCATCGGATCTTCTAGCTCCAGCGAAGAGAATGTCCAGGACGACCCGCCCGATGGTGACGCCAACAGTGACTGTGATTTGACGCTGAACGTCCCCGAAGACCCTCCACCGCCCATAGGCATCATTGACTACTAA